The following are encoded in a window of Amaranthus tricolor cultivar Red isolate AtriRed21 chromosome 2, ASM2621246v1, whole genome shotgun sequence genomic DNA:
- the LOC130806678 gene encoding protein IWS1 homolog 1-like translates to MDDPYRDEDGEPLMDYDDIQSDDDQQQQLSVNEDLQDFNDDEEEDNWSHEPKTKTRKRLIKKTDDDDIASSFPPELNDFDDVEADEPEYGSFPESDEDPMPVSNKRKDKGMMKEGGDMRRKDKKLRKEQSTKLSLKRRKGGDRDPDEKEMWDTVLGGGSEDDQEGVKTLDDDNFIDDSGVDPADRYTSDREISPSRFAQAEEGEEDDEIRALFKLGKKRKKNEKSAAEIAELVETLMAELEVVAEEDAVLNTQGKPAINKLRKLPLLTEALSKKQLQHEFLDHGVLTLLKNWLEPLPDGSLPNINIREAILRILTDFPIDLDQYDRKEQLKKSGLGKVIMFLSRSDEETTSNRKLAKDLVDKWSRPIFNKSTRFEDMRHVQEERIYRRPSVKKPANKASGMESKDDDLDLSEFSSGRKSSASASRLHASRPEATPMDFTIRPQSKIDPDEVRARARLVQQDERRMKMNKKMQQLKAMKKKKLQATKVSVEGRGMVKYF, encoded by the exons ATGGATGATCC ATATCGCGATGAAGATGGAGAACCATTGATGGATTACGATGACATACAATCTGACGACGACCAGCAACAACAGTTATCAGTAAACGAAGACCTTCAAGACTTTAATGATGACGAAGAAGAAGATAATTGGAGCCATGAACCAAAAACCAAAACTCGAAAGAGATTAATCAAGAAGACTGATGACGATGATATTGCTTCTTCTTTTCCTCCTGAACTAAATGATTTTGACGACGTTGAAGCTGACGAGCCAGAGTATGGATCGTTTCCAGAGTCAGACGAGGATCCGATGCCCGTGTCAAATAAGAGGAAGGATAAAGGGATGATGAAGGAGGGTGGAGACATGAGGAGGAAAGATAAAAAGTTGAGGAAAGAGCAATCAACAAAACTGAGCTTAAAGAGGAGGAAAGGCGGTGACCGCGATCCTGATGAGAAGGAGATGTGGGATACTGTTCTTGGTGGTGGTTCTGAG GATGATCAAGAAGGGGTGAAGACCTTAGATGATGATAATTTCATAGATGATAGTGGTGTAGACCCTGCTGACAGATACACCAGTGATCGTGAGATATCTCCAAGTCGTTTCGCTCAG GCAGAGGAGGGtgaggaagatgacgaaattagGGCTCTTTTCAAGCTAggaaagaagaggaagaaaaatGAGAAAAGTGCAGCAGAAATTGCTGAGCTGGTAGAGACGCTAATGGCTGAGCTTGAAGTTGTAGCTGAAGAAGATGCAGTATTAAATACGCAGGGGAAACCAGCCATTAATAAGCTCAGGAAGCTGCCTCTTCTTACCGAGGCTCTTTCTAA GAAACAACTTCAACATGAATTTCTTGACCATGGGGTCTTAACGCTATTAAAAAATTGGCTCGAGCCGCTTCCTGATGGAAGCCTGCCCAATATCAATATACGTGAAGCTATATTGAGGATCTTGACTGAT TTTCCAATTGATTTAGACCAATATGATAGAAAAGAACAGCTGAAGAAGAGTGGACTTGGAAAG GTCATTATGTTTTTATCTAGATCAGATGAAGAAACAACATCAAACAGGAAACTTGCAAAGGATTTGGTTGACAAATGG AGTCGTCCCATTTTTAATAAGAGCACGAGGTTTGAGGATATGAGACATGTGCAGGAAGAAAGGATTTACAGGAGACCATCTGTAAAAAA ACCAGCAAACAAAGCTTCAGGGATGGAATCTAAAGATGATGATCTTGATTTAAGTGAATTTTCATC GGGGAGGAAATCTAGTGCATCTGCTTCTAGGCTTCATGCATCCAGACCAGAAGCAACTCCTATGGACTTTACCATTCGCCCTCAATCCAAGATTGACCCCGACGAGGTAAGAGCCCGGGCCAGACTAGTGCAACAGGATGAACGTCGTATGAAG ATGAACAAAAAGATGCAACAATTGAAGgctatgaaaaagaagaagctTCAAGCTACAAAAGTCAGTGTGGAGGGTCGGGGCATGGTGAAgtatttttaa
- the LOC130805543 gene encoding uncharacterized protein LOC130805543 — protein sequence MFMCAVTKPIFTTEGDVFFDGKIGIWPFITQEPAKRSSKNRKRGELETKPIQSITKEHIRAMLITNVLPTIRAKWPARLSKHIYIQQDNAKPHIAHNDKEFLEEAIKDGFNIQLVQQPQNSLDMNVLGLGFFRSIQALQYQKYSYNVTELLRAVNNAFQNLSPQCLRFVFITLQACMIEVMKRQGGFDYHIPHINKTKAAREGTLPDYLSIDKQLVVDSLQHLFTKLSTKKMNQLVELIGYAGGIDQGDLNVELSENSNNQSQRISAGATEISI from the coding sequence atgtttatgtgtgctgTTACAAAGCCAATATTTACAACTGAAGGTGATGTTTTTTTTGATGGTAAGATAGGCATTTGGCCATTTATTACACAGGAGCCagcaaaaagaagctcaaagAACAGGAAAAGGGGGGAGTTGGAAACaaaaccaatacaatcaatcacaaaaGAGCATATTAGAGCAATGCTTATCACTAATGTGCTGCCAACCATAAGAGCAAAATGGCCTGCAAGATTGTCAAAGCATATTTACATTCAACAAGACAATGCCAAACCGCATATAGCACACAATgacaaagaatttttagaagagGCAATAAAAGATGGATTTAATATACaattagtgcaacaacctcAAAATTCCCTTGACATGAACGTGCTAGGTCTAGGtttttttagatcaattcaAGCTTTACAATATCAAAAATATTCTTACAATGTAACAGAATTACTTAGGGCTGTGAATAATGCATTTCAGAATCTAAGTCCACAATGTTTAAGGTTTGTATTCATCACTTTACAAGCTTGTATGATAGAGGTCATGAAAAGACAAGGGGGGTTTGACTATCACATTCCTCACATTAACAAAACAAAGGCAGCAAGGGAAGGGACTTTACCAGATTACCTGAGTATTGACAAACAATTGGTTGTTGATTCACTTcaacatttattcacaaagctaagtacaaaaaaaatgaatcagCTTGTGGAACTGATTGGCTATGCAGGGGGGATTGATCAAGGGGATTTGAATGTAGAATTATCAGAAAATAGCAACAACCAATCTCAACGAATTTCAGCAGGAGCAACAGAAATCAGCATCTGA